One stretch of Agelaius phoeniceus isolate bAgePho1 chromosome 15, bAgePho1.hap1, whole genome shotgun sequence DNA includes these proteins:
- the LOC143695270 gene encoding protocadherin beta-4-like → MALARQVLCVCALLGLPLARAEPIRYSVAEEAESGSLVGELAEDAGLTPAQLSARRARLVSEDGRQHFRLERASGRLVVAGRLDREELCAQSHTCMLPFELLLSNPLQFFRVEVTLQDINDHSPVFPEDQVSFDILERSDPGSLFPIEAAQDLDIGSNTVQEYSINPENEYFSVSYGSQITGKKYLELVLEKPLDREEQAEMSFSLIAMDGGTPPKSGTTQVKIVILDVNDNAPMFTQEEYIGQVLENTPEGSVVLTVLAKDKDAGVNGDVSYQLSQAVGQSESAFVIDPITGEIKLTKPLDFEAAQMHELIVKARDGGGLSAICKVLVEVVDVNDNAPELVVSSFSSPLPENTVPGTVVALFTVRDRDSGANGKISCGLQDQLFFSLRPAYKNYYELVTVSALDREETPQYVLSVTAADAGSPPLSTTQTFTVDISDVNDNAPVFNQTSYTMYVRENNVPTVFVGAVSAADADVGLNAKVTYSLAAEQGPERPWCSCISVNSETGHVFVLRPLDYEHLRQTEVTVSASDAGSPPLRANVSVRLVVLDENDNAPLVLYPAPESSPASSELVPVSAEAGYLISKVVAVDADSGQNSWLSYHLLRATDPGLFSVGLQSGEVRLRRPVTERDSVKQKLLVLVRDNGKPPLSATAALSALLLKDFSDVRLPHSSPATEDQAASLTTYLIIALVFVSLLFLITTAALVARRLCRRKELKAGHVLYAADTLQSGLADAAAAAGTLPRPYCYEISLTTGSGNSEFRFLKPILPSLPPQHCAVGQGPHEEQDFPAGPVSSEDVAPDSAGTLSAGQFNALSFD, encoded by the coding sequence atGGCGCTCGCAAGGCAAgtgctttgtgtgtgtgctttgctGGGGCTGCCGCTCGCTCGCGCCGAGCCCATCCGCTACTCCGTAGCCGAGGAGGCGGAAAGCGGCTCCCTGGTGGGCGAGCTGGCGGAGGACGCGGGGCTGACGCCGGCGCAGCTCTCGGCTCGCCGCGCCCGCCTGGTCTCGGAGGACGGCCGGCAGCATTTTCGCCTCGAGCGCGCCTCCGGCCGCCTCGTCGTGGCGGGGAGGCTCGACCGGGAGGAGCTGTGCGCCCAGTCCCACACCTGCATGCTCCCCTtcgagctgctgctctccaaccCCCTGCAGTTCTTTCGGGTCGAGGTCACTCTCCAGGATATCAATGACCATTCTCCTGTCTTCCCCGAAGATCAAGTCAGTTTTGACATCCTGGAAAGGAGCGACCCAGGTTCTCTTTTCCCTATTGAGGCTGCTCAGGACCTCGATATTGGCagcaacacagtccaggagtaCAGCATTAATCCCGAGAATGAATATTTTAGTGTCTCATACGGAAGTCAGATCACAGGCAAGAAGTATCTTGAACTTGTATTGGAAAAGCCACTAGacagagaggagcaggcagagatgaGTTTCAGTCTGATTGCCATGGATGGGGGCACTCCTCCCAAGAGTGGGACCACCCAAGTGAAAATTGTCATTCTGGATGTAAATGACAATGCTCCCATGTTCACACAGGAGGAGTACATAGGGCAGGTTTTAGAGAACACACCAGAGGGCTCTGTGGTTCTGACTGTTTTGGCAAAAGATAAGGATGCAGGTGTTAATGGGGATGTTTCCTATCAACTCAGTCAAGCAGTGGGTCAGAGTGAATCAGCATTTGTGATTGATCCCATAACTGGTGAAATTAAACTCACAAAACCTCTGGACTTTGAAGCAGCACAAATGCATGAGCTGATTGTGAAGGCCAGAGATGGTGGAGGGCTCTCAGCCATCTGCAAGGTGTTGGTGGAGGTGGTGGATGTGAATGACAATgccccagagctggtggtcAGTTCCTTCAGCAGTCCCCTCCCCGAGAACACAGTGCCCGGCACGGTGGTTGCCCTGTTTACGGTCAGGGACCGGGACTCTGGTGCCAACGGGAAGATCTCCTGTGGCCTGCAGGATCAGCTCTTCTTCTCCCTGCGGCCGGCCTATAAGAATTACTATGAGCTGGTGACAGTGAGCGCGCTGGACCGCGAGGAGACGCCTCAGTACGTCCTGAGTGTCACGGCAGCAGATGCGGGCTCGCCTCCTCTCAGCACCACGCAGACCTTCACCGTGGACATCTCCGACGTCAACGACAACGCCCCCGTCTTCAACCAGACCTCCTACACCATGTACGTGCGGGAGAACAACGTCCCCACGGTGTTTGTTGGGGCCGTGAGCGCTGCAGATGCTGACGTGGGGCTCAATGCCAAGGTGACCTattccctggcagcagagcaagggCCAGAGCGGCCCTGGTGCTCCTGCATCTCGGTGAACTCGGAGACGGGACACGTGTTTGTGCTGCGGCCCCTGGACTACGAGCACTTGAGGCAGACCGAGGTGACGGTCAGTGCCTCTGACGCGGGCTCTCCTCCCCTCCGAGCCAACGTCAGCGTCCGCCTTGTGGTGCTGGACGAGAACGACAACGCCCCGCTCGTGCTCTACCCGGCCCCCGAGAGCAGCCCGGCCTCCAGTGAGCTGGTGCCCGTGTCGGCTGAGGCGGGCTACCTCATCAGCAAAGTGGTGGCCGTCGATGCCGACTCGGGACAGAACTCCTGGCTCTCCTACCACCTGCTGAGGGCCACCGACCCAGGCCTGTTTTCCGTGGGCCTCCAAAGCGGCGAGGTGCGTCTCAGGAGGCCGGTGACAGAGAGAGACAGCGTCAAGCAGAAGCTCCTTGTGCTGGTCAGAGACAACGGCAAGCCCCCGCTCTCAGCCACGGCAGCTCTCAGCGCTCTCCTGCTCAAGGACTTCTCCGACGTGCGCCTCCCGCACAGCAGCCCGGCCACCGAGGATCAGGCCGCCTCCCTCACCACCTATTTAATCATTGCCTTGGTCTTtgtctccctcctcttcctcatcacCACCGCAGCGCTGGTGGCTCgcaggctgtgcaggaggaaggagctgaaggCTGGCCACGTGCTCTATGCTGCCGACACCTTGCAGAGCGGCCTGGCCGATGCAGCCGCTGCTGCAGGGACCCTGCCCCGCCCCTATTGCTACGAGATCAGCCTCACCACGGGCTCGGGCAACAGCGAGTTCAGATTCCTCAAGCccatcctgcccagcctgcccccaCAGCACTGCGCCGtgggccagggcccccatgAGGAACAGGATTTCCCCGCTGGCCCTGTCAGCAGCGAGGACGTGGCCCCAGACAGTGCTGGCACTCTCTCTGCAGGACAGTTCAATGCTCTTTCCTTTGACTAG
- the LOC129126682 gene encoding protocadherin beta-4-like: MALARQVLCVCALLGLPLARAEPIRYSVAEEAESGSLVGELAEDAGLTPAQLSARRARLVSEDGRQHFRFERASGRLVVAGRLDREELCAQSHTCMLPFELLLSNPLQFFRVEVTLQDINDHSPVFREDRVSFKILETSEPGSHFALEVARDLDTGRNTIQEYSIVPVNEYFSVSHGSRANGDKYLELVLEKPLDREEQAEMSFSIIAVDGGSPPRSGTIDISIIILDVNDNTPIFTQERYVGKVLENIPEGSVVLTVLANDPDAGVNGDISYQLSEAVGQSYSAFTIDPKTGEIKLTKPLDFEAAQMHELTVRATDGGGLSAICKVLVEVVDVNDNAPELVVSSFSSPLPENTVPGTVVALFTVRDRDSGANGKISCGLQDQLFFSLRPAYKNYYELVTVSALDREETPQYVLSVTAADAGSPPLSTTQTFTVDISDVNDNAPVFNQTSYTMYVRENNVPTVFVGAVSAADADVGLNAKVTYSLAAEQGPERPWCSCISVNSETGHVFVLRPLDYEHLRQTEVTVSASDAGSPPLRANVSVRLVVLDENDNAPLVLYPAPESSPASSELVPVSAEAGYLIGKVVAVDADSGQNSWLSYHLLRATDPGLFSVGLQSGEVRLRRPVTERDSVKQKLLVLVRDNGKPPLSATAALSALLLKDFSDVRLPHSSPATEDQAASLTTYLIIALVFVSLLFLITTAALVARRLCRRKELKAGHVLYAADTLQSGLADAAAAAGTLPRPYCYEISLTTGSGNSEFRFLKPILPSLPPQHCAVGQGPQEQQDFPAGPVSSEDTAPDSAGTLSAGQFNALSFD; this comes from the coding sequence atGGCGCTCGCAAGGCAAgtgctttgtgtgtgtgctttgctGGGGCTGCCGCTCGCTCGCGCCGAGCCCATCCGCTACTCCGTAGCCGAGGAGGCGGAAAGCGGCTCCCTGGTGGGCGAGCTGGCGGAGGACGCGGGGCTGACGCCGGCGCAGCTCTCGGCTCGCCGCGCCCGCCTGGTCTCGGAGGACGGCCGGCAGCATTTTCGCTTCGAGCGCGCCTCCGGCCGCCTCGTCGTGGCGGGGAGGCTCGACCGGGAGGAGCTGTGCGCCCAGTCCCACACCTGCATGCTCCCCTtcgagctgctgctctccaaccCCCTGCAGTTCTTTCGGGTCGAGGTCACTCTCCAGGATATCAATGACCATTCACCAGTTTTCCGAGAAGATCGAGTCAGTTTTAAGATCCTGGAAACGAGCGAGCCAGGATCACATTTCGCACTGGAGGTGGCTCGGGACCTCGACACTGGCAGAAACACAATCCAGGAGTACAGCATTGTTCCCGTGAACGAGTATTTCAGTGTCTCCCATGGAAGCCGGGCTAATGGTGACAAATATCTTGAACTTGTATTGGAAAAGCCACTAGacagagaggagcaggcagagatgaGTTTCAGTATTATTGCTGTGGATGGGGGCTCTCCTCCCAGAAGTGGGACCATCGACATCTCTATTATCATTCTGGATGTAAATGATAATACTCCCATATTCACACAAGAGCGTTATGTCGGGAAGGTTCTGGAAAACATTCCAGAAGGCTCTGTGGTTCTGACTGTGCTGGCAAATGATCCGGATGCAGGAGTCAATGGAGACATTTCCTATCAACTTAGCGAAGCAGTGGGACAGAGCTACTCAGCATTTACGATTGATCCTAAAACTGGTGAAATTAAACTCACAAAACCTCTGGACTTTGAGGCAGCACAAATGCATGAGCTCACTGTAAGGGCCACAGATGGTGGAGGGCTCTCAGCCATCTGCAAAGTGCTGGTGGAGGTGGTGGATGTGAATGACAATgccccagagctggtggtcAGTTCCTTCAGCAGTCCCCTCCCCGAGAACACAGTGCCCGGCACGGTGGTTGCCCTGTTTACGGTCAGGGACCGGGACTCTGGTGCCAACGGGAAGATCTCCTGTGGCCTGCAGGATCAGCTCTTCTTCTCCCTGCGGCCGGCCTATAAGAATTACTATGAGCTGGTGACAGTGAGCGCGCTGGACCGCGAGGAGACGCCTCAGTACGTCCTGAGTGTCACGGCAGCAGATGCGGGCTCGCCTCCTCTCAGCACCACGCAGACCTTCACCGTGGACATCTCCGACGTCAACGACAACGCCCCCGTCTTCAACCAGACCTCCTACACCATGTACGTGCGGGAGAACAACGTCCCCACGGTGTTTGTTGGGGCCGTGAGCGCTGCAGATGCTGACGTGGGGCTCAATGCCAAGGTGACCTattccctggcagcagagcaagggCCAGAGCGGCCCTGGTGCTCCTGCATCTCGGTGAACTCGGAGACGGGACACGTGTTTGTGCTGCGGCCCCTGGACTACGAGCACTTGAGGCAGACCGAGGTGACGGTCAGTGCCTCTGACGCGGGCTCTCCTCCCCTCCGAGCCAACGTCAGCGTCCGCCTTGTGGTGCTGGACGAGAACGACAACGCCCCGCTCGTGCTCTACCCGGCCCCCGAGAGCAGCCCGGCCTCCAGTGAGCTGGTGCCCGTGTCGGCTGAGGCGGGCTACCTCATCGGCAAAGTGGTGGCCGTCGATGCCGACTCGGGACAGAACTCCTGGCTCTCCTACCACCTGCTGAGGGCCACCGACCCAGGCCTGTTTTCCGTGGGCCTCCAAAGCGGCGAGGTGCGTCTCAGGAGGCCGGTGACAGAGAGAGACAGCGTCAAGCAGAAGCTCCTTGTGCTGGTCAGAGACAACGGCAAGCCCCCGCTCTCAGCCACGGCAGCTCTCAGCGCTCTCCTGCTCAAGGACTTCTCCGACGTGCGCCTCCCGCACAGCAGCCCGGCCACCGAGGATCAGGCCGCCTCCCTCACCACCTATTTAATCATTGCCTTGGTCTTtgtctccctcctcttcctcatcacCACCGCAGCGCTGGTGGCTCgcaggctgtgcaggaggaaggagctgaaggCTGGCCACGTGCTCTATGCTGCCGACACCTTGCAGAGCGGCCTGGCCGATGCAGCCGCTGCTGCAGGGACCCTGCCCCGCCCCTATTGCTACGAGATCAGCCTCACCACGGGCTCGGGCAACAGCGAGTTCAGATTCCTCAAGCccatcctgcccagcctgcccccaCAGCACTGCGCCgtgggccagggcccccaggAGCAACAGGATTTCCCTGCTGGCCCTGTCAGCAGCGAGGACACGGCCCCAGACAGTGCTGGCACTCTCTCTGCAGGACAGTTCAACGCTCTTTCCTTTGACTAG